The Thermococcus sp. EP1 genome includes a region encoding these proteins:
- a CDS encoding DUF169 domain-containing protein, with translation MKDTNIKEISEELEQRIKPKGAPIAFKMVKTREVPKYKAIKKLRRKLTLCQVLKLVAIHEKTYRVDSKSLAACVFGPYILGFERLPEKLKAKWLLGKKYTEEGYEKMINDIIHLPQGEYQEAIFGPLRDFYHLKINPDGVILTINPTQAYLLLGGYYDSEFKKPVSAFNGHAACEIVAALVLGDHPWINIPCGGARAMAHVQDDEIWFGMSVEELESALTRIKEIDAKYPPQIYPLLTVGPHPRHPWTKLLGKDDV, from the coding sequence GTGAAAGATACGAACATAAAAGAGATTTCAGAGGAACTTGAACAGCGTATCAAGCCTAAAGGTGCCCCTATAGCATTTAAGATGGTAAAAACTCGTGAGGTCCCAAAATACAAAGCCATAAAAAAACTAAGACGGAAACTCACCCTATGCCAGGTCTTAAAGTTAGTAGCAATACACGAGAAGACGTATAGAGTTGACAGCAAAAGCTTAGCTGCGTGTGTTTTTGGACCTTATATCCTTGGATTTGAAAGACTTCCTGAAAAATTAAAAGCAAAGTGGCTTTTAGGCAAGAAATATACTGAAGAAGGTTACGAAAAAATGATAAACGATATTATACACCTTCCACAGGGAGAATACCAAGAAGCTATTTTTGGGCCATTAAGGGATTTCTATCATCTAAAGATTAATCCAGATGGCGTTATACTAACAATTAATCCTACCCAAGCCTATCTACTTCTGGGAGGCTATTATGACTCGGAGTTCAAAAAACCGGTTTCTGCGTTTAATGGCCATGCTGCATGTGAGATTGTAGCAGCTCTTGTCTTAGGAGATCATCCCTGGATCAATATTCCCTGCGGAGGAGCGAGAGCTATGGCACATGTCCAGGATGATGAAATTTGGTTTGGAATGAGTGTCGAGGAGTTAGAAAGTGCGCTAACCAGGATAAAAGAAATTGATGCGAAGTATCCTCCCCAGATATATCCTCTACTCACGGTCGGCCCTCATCCACGTCATCCATGGACAAAATTGCTTGGAAAGGATGATGTTTAG
- a CDS encoding 4Fe-4S dicluster domain-containing protein, producing the protein MKGMLVFYPEKCSGCNVCSTVCSAYHLSVINPDRSRIRVLRKEQENLDVVNVCVQCEEKFCIQACPFDALSVYPETGAIVVDHDKCTRCRLCIKACPYNGIILDPVLNQITICDLCNGDPQCAKYCPTEAIQFVHPLASKVAHEQNKAIITLTKQILEDP; encoded by the coding sequence ATGAAGGGAATGTTGGTTTTCTACCCTGAAAAATGCTCAGGATGTAATGTTTGTTCTACAGTATGTTCAGCTTACCATTTAAGTGTGATAAATCCTGACAGGAGTAGGATCAGAGTTCTGAGAAAGGAACAAGAAAACTTGGACGTTGTAAATGTGTGTGTCCAATGTGAAGAGAAATTCTGTATTCAAGCCTGCCCATTTGATGCATTATCCGTATACCCTGAAACCGGAGCTATCGTTGTAGATCATGACAAATGTACTCGTTGTAGACTGTGTATCAAAGCTTGTCCATACAATGGTATTATCCTAGACCCGGTACTTAACCAGATAACAATATGTGACTTGTGTAATGGGGATCCCCAATGTGCAAAATACTGCCCGACGGAAGCCATTCAATTCGTTCACCCACTGGCCAGCAAAGTAGCCCATGAACAAAACAAAGCAATAATCACATTGACAAAACAAATCCTTGAGGATCCTTGA
- a CDS encoding aldehyde ferredoxin oxidoreductase family protein gives MKFLMEEGYMSIHIEGGYAGKTLWVDLSKNKILTKDLDPELAVKYIGGRGFVAKLLFDLVDPERDPLDPKNPLVFATGPLSGIAPASGRFTVGARSPATGIHGDSNSGGDFAMELKHAGYDFIVITGKAQEPVYLSIQDDDVEIKSAKDLWGLTTHETFDHLREKEEDRNIKAVAIGPAGENLVATAAIIETESRAAARAGMGAVMGSKNLKAISVRGTKDIKLADYEAWKEAFEELLQVFLDDPMTSQVGRLLGSNFLHRVHSAHGTLIIENGHRGYATEEELEKVSAETILKYHVKGRSCFLCPIACTRSIYMKSERYGLIKGRGPEYYSIQSLTYRAGGWDTEAGIYLNKLCDAYGIDATTLPSNIAFAIDLYENGIITKEQVGGLELTWGNFEAIEEIIKSVAYRKGKIGELFAKSTKELIKEFGPESEWYALEVKGLTMPSNDPRAGNVYNMRYAIATRGADHLRVSVLSSGRSLKWDELPEDEAMRVFVHFETYVTLVNLFEVCNWAYSSYTSTPEIAEVKEKGMFKIYNAATGLNLTPEDFAKAAHRTILTERAENVRYGLRREHDYLPRRVFEEPLPVNEKGDTKIFPREKFEKLLDAYYALRGLDPKTTVPKPQILRELELHEIEEDLRKRGLIKEGEE, from the coding sequence TTGAAATTTTTAATGGAGGAAGGTTATATGAGTATACATATTGAAGGTGGGTATGCAGGAAAGACCCTTTGGGTCGACTTATCTAAGAACAAAATTCTAACAAAAGATCTCGATCCTGAACTTGCTGTAAAGTACATTGGTGGGCGTGGATTTGTTGCAAAACTTCTTTTTGACCTTGTGGATCCTGAGAGAGACCCTTTAGATCCTAAAAATCCTTTGGTATTTGCTACTGGTCCTCTGTCGGGAATAGCCCCTGCTTCAGGTAGATTCACCGTTGGAGCTAGATCTCCAGCCACCGGGATTCATGGAGATTCTAATTCTGGTGGAGATTTTGCTATGGAGCTAAAGCATGCCGGTTATGACTTCATAGTAATTACTGGCAAAGCTCAAGAGCCCGTTTATCTCTCCATCCAAGATGACGATGTTGAGATTAAAAGTGCCAAAGATTTGTGGGGTTTAACCACTCATGAAACATTTGACCACCTTAGAGAGAAAGAGGAAGATCGGAACATAAAGGCCGTAGCAATAGGGCCTGCAGGAGAAAATTTAGTTGCAACTGCAGCCATAATAGAGACTGAGAGCCGTGCAGCTGCAAGAGCTGGAATGGGTGCTGTAATGGGCTCCAAGAATCTAAAAGCTATCTCTGTGCGTGGTACAAAAGACATTAAATTAGCAGATTATGAAGCTTGGAAAGAAGCATTTGAAGAACTGTTACAGGTATTTCTAGATGATCCAATGACATCTCAAGTAGGAAGATTGTTAGGTTCCAATTTCCTTCATAGAGTCCACTCAGCACATGGAACCCTAATTATTGAAAATGGCCACCGTGGATATGCAACCGAGGAAGAACTCGAGAAGGTAAGTGCAGAGACGATACTAAAATATCACGTCAAAGGGAGATCCTGTTTCCTTTGTCCAATAGCATGTACCAGATCAATATACATGAAGAGTGAAAGGTATGGGCTGATAAAGGGGAGAGGTCCAGAATACTATTCGATACAATCTCTCACCTATAGGGCCGGTGGATGGGATACAGAGGCAGGTATATACTTGAACAAACTTTGTGATGCATATGGGATTGATGCAACAACATTACCATCAAACATCGCTTTTGCAATAGATCTATATGAAAATGGAATAATAACAAAAGAACAGGTCGGGGGACTAGAACTTACTTGGGGGAACTTTGAAGCAATAGAGGAAATCATAAAAAGTGTGGCTTACAGAAAAGGAAAGATTGGTGAGCTCTTTGCAAAAAGTACAAAAGAATTAATCAAAGAATTCGGGCCTGAGAGTGAATGGTATGCATTAGAGGTAAAAGGCCTAACAATGCCTTCCAATGACCCACGGGCTGGTAATGTCTACAACATGAGATATGCCATCGCCACCAGAGGTGCTGATCACTTAAGAGTTTCTGTGTTAAGCAGTGGAAGATCTTTGAAATGGGATGAACTCCCAGAAGACGAAGCAATGAGAGTATTTGTTCACTTTGAAACTTATGTAACATTAGTAAACCTCTTCGAAGTCTGTAATTGGGCCTATTCTTCATACACTTCTACGCCTGAAATTGCGGAAGTAAAAGAAAAAGGAATGTTTAAGATATATAACGCCGCTACTGGCCTTAATTTAACTCCTGAAGACTTCGCAAAAGCTGCTCATAGAACAATACTGACCGAAAGAGCAGAAAATGTAAGATACGGGCTCCGCAGAGAACATGATTATCTGCCAAGAAGAGTCTTCGAAGAGCCTCTTCCAGTAAATGAAAAGGGAGACACTAAAATCTTCCCACGTGAGAAGTTTGAGAAACTGCTTGATGCATATTATGCACTTAGAGGGCTTGATCCGAAGACTACAGTGCCTAAACCACAGATTCTCAGAGAACTGGAACTCCATGAAATCGAAGAAGATCTTAGAAAAAGGGGCCTTATCAAGGAGGGAGAAGAATGA
- a CDS encoding MoaD/ThiS family protein, which produces MKLTLTYGGPFYEKIKKHKETIEIDKSSLTVQELVDILFQRYPQLAEFFEDNPNKIFEFSTIIVRGRVLIPKDLPRVQLEDGEEVFFLPVVHGGAL; this is translated from the coding sequence GTGAAACTAACTTTGACCTATGGGGGACCATTTTACGAAAAAATAAAAAAACATAAGGAAACAATCGAAATAGACAAATCCTCTCTTACCGTTCAAGAGTTAGTTGACATTCTCTTCCAAAGATACCCCCAATTGGCAGAGTTTTTTGAGGATAATCCTAATAAGATCTTTGAATTTTCAACTATCATTGTAAGAGGGCGAGTATTGATACCTAAAGACTTACCCAGAGTCCAATTAGAGGATGGAGAGGAAGTCTTCTTCCTGCCAGTAGTACATGGCGGAGCTCTCTAA
- a CDS encoding cupin domain-containing protein produces the protein MAAIKIWEVPGVTVPKPNERVLKVLFSPNVGNKDLTLLVSLIYPHSTTGAHTHDVDEYMYIASGHGVAISEEGEVEVHPDMLVYAPAGVKHEMKNTGDETLKLICVYVPALKASGYFEEAEKKAKEFLSDKI, from the coding sequence ATGGCTGCTATAAAAATTTGGGAAGTTCCGGGAGTGACTGTCCCGAAACCAAATGAAAGAGTGCTAAAAGTGCTGTTTTCCCCCAATGTCGGCAACAAAGATCTTACTCTATTAGTATCCCTAATATACCCACACAGCACTACTGGAGCCCACACCCATGATGTAGATGAATACATGTATATTGCCTCAGGACATGGAGTAGCAATTTCAGAGGAAGGTGAAGTAGAAGTCCACCCCGATATGCTCGTATATGCCCCAGCAGGAGTAAAACACGAGATGAAAAATACTGGCGACGAGACCCTAAAACTGATCTGTGTTTACGTACCAGCGCTCAAGGCATCGGGATATTTTGAAGAAGCCGAAAAGAAGGCTAAGGAGTTCCTTAGCGATAAGATTTAG
- a CDS encoding PEP/pyruvate-binding domain-containing protein, producing MSIPEKCKKNILWFEDISKDDLSIVGGKGANLGELVSIGIRVPEGFVVTSTAFKNFMTQTGIWDEIQRLLRETKSITKPSEIKETAEKIQNMIISAKLDKNFEKELVEAYEKLCKIKKEKNTKVAVRSSATAEDLPSASFAGMQDTYLYVSTPESVIKHVKKCWASLYTPRAIVYRNQMNIPHENVYMAVVIQAMVRSKAAGVMFTVNPITGDENEIVIEGSWGLGEAVVSGRVIPDHFVVDKNTKRIIKKQIAEKTIRIDWDPYTQTVKELPVFPQFRKMPSINEKEIALLVEYAKKIEDHYGVFMDIEWAIDRYENFPEKVKIVQARAETVWNVKKGKIQKAESTEM from the coding sequence ATGTCAATTCCTGAAAAATGTAAGAAAAATATCCTGTGGTTTGAAGATATAAGTAAAGATGACTTAAGCATAGTTGGCGGAAAAGGTGCAAATCTTGGGGAACTAGTTTCCATAGGAATAAGAGTTCCAGAAGGGTTTGTAGTAACTTCAACGGCTTTCAAGAACTTTATGACACAAACTGGAATCTGGGATGAAATCCAACGTTTGTTAAGAGAAACTAAAAGCATAACTAAGCCTTCTGAAATAAAGGAAACTGCTGAAAAAATACAAAACATGATAATCTCAGCAAAATTAGATAAAAACTTTGAAAAGGAGTTAGTTGAGGCTTATGAAAAACTTTGTAAAATAAAAAAAGAAAAAAACACTAAAGTGGCTGTACGAAGCTCAGCAACTGCTGAAGACTTGCCAAGTGCCAGTTTTGCTGGCATGCAAGATACATATTTGTATGTCTCAACCCCAGAGAGTGTGATTAAACACGTGAAAAAGTGTTGGGCAAGTCTTTACACTCCAAGAGCTATTGTGTACAGAAATCAGATGAACATCCCTCACGAGAATGTGTATATGGCAGTGGTTATTCAGGCTATGGTGCGTTCTAAAGCCGCTGGAGTCATGTTCACAGTAAATCCCATTACTGGAGATGAAAATGAGATAGTAATTGAAGGAAGCTGGGGATTAGGAGAAGCCGTTGTGAGTGGAAGAGTAATCCCAGACCATTTTGTAGTGGATAAAAACACTAAGCGGATTATAAAGAAGCAGATTGCAGAAAAGACTATAAGAATCGACTGGGACCCTTACACTCAAACCGTGAAAGAGCTTCCTGTATTTCCACAGTTCAGAAAAATGCCTTCAATTAATGAGAAAGAGATAGCACTACTTGTAGAATATGCCAAAAAGATTGAAGATCATTATGGAGTCTTTATGGATATTGAATGGGCAATAGACAGGTACGAAAATTTCCCGGAAAAGGTTAAAATTGTCCAGGCTAGAGCCGAGACAGTTTGGAATGTTAAAAAGGGAAAAATCCAAAAAGCAGAAAGTACCGAAATGTAA
- a CDS encoding LeuA family protein — protein sequence MDLPNKEKWDTEKYWLTPYNWIEEVRSKITPPERVVLHDATIREGQQMPGVAFKRDEIVMIAKALDELGIDRIELIPFLSKDDEEAAKELVDMGLNAKLLSFVSWKKEDTDLALKLDLEGIVLDFVGNPWQGRVFWNLKPEEIIERGLNAALYAKEHGLYVVAMPWDDFKAPLEFVEKNVKALVEAHVDRITMCDTYGDALPWAMEYVMKRLKEAAGKTPLELHIHNDFGLATAGALVAVASGVEGLHVTVNGLGERVGLLSLEEIAVALEFLLGVKTNIKLEKLYEVSKIVEEISKVKVAVNKPIVGENQFKYTAGWITWMHRKAREAGKLTGMLPFMPEAVGRKLEYVVSKGSGTSFVAERMAGMGITVEDPEVMRKIAYKVKETANTLKSTVPDSLLIKIAREVLEKEGK from the coding sequence TTGGATTTGCCAAATAAAGAAAAATGGGATACCGAAAAATATTGGTTGACCCCTTACAATTGGATTGAGGAAGTACGCTCCAAAATAACTCCCCCTGAAAGAGTGGTGCTTCACGACGCCACAATTAGAGAAGGCCAACAAATGCCCGGAGTTGCTTTTAAGAGAGATGAGATAGTGATGATTGCAAAAGCCCTAGATGAGCTTGGCATAGACAGGATAGAATTAATTCCATTCCTTTCAAAAGATGATGAAGAAGCTGCAAAAGAGTTAGTAGATATGGGCCTTAATGCAAAACTCCTCTCTTTTGTAAGCTGGAAAAAAGAGGACACAGATTTAGCTTTAAAACTTGACCTAGAAGGAATTGTCCTAGATTTTGTTGGAAATCCTTGGCAAGGGAGGGTATTCTGGAATTTAAAGCCCGAAGAAATCATCGAAAGAGGTCTTAACGCTGCATTATACGCAAAGGAACATGGCCTTTATGTAGTAGCAATGCCTTGGGACGACTTCAAGGCCCCCCTAGAGTTTGTAGAAAAGAACGTAAAAGCACTAGTAGAGGCCCATGTAGACAGAATTACCATGTGTGATACGTATGGAGATGCCCTTCCTTGGGCCATGGAATACGTGATGAAGCGGCTTAAAGAGGCCGCTGGCAAGACTCCCTTAGAACTACACATACACAATGACTTTGGGTTGGCAACTGCTGGTGCTTTAGTCGCCGTAGCTTCTGGAGTTGAAGGACTTCATGTAACAGTTAATGGCCTCGGAGAGAGAGTCGGTTTGTTATCGCTCGAGGAAATTGCAGTTGCATTAGAATTTCTACTTGGTGTAAAGACAAACATAAAGCTAGAAAAACTATATGAAGTGTCGAAAATCGTTGAAGAGATATCAAAAGTAAAAGTCGCGGTAAACAAACCCATAGTTGGAGAGAACCAATTCAAATACACAGCTGGATGGATCACTTGGATGCACAGAAAAGCGAGAGAAGCAGGTAAGCTTACGGGAATGCTCCCATTCATGCCTGAAGCAGTTGGAAGAAAATTGGAATATGTAGTTTCAAAAGGAAGTGGAACTTCATTCGTTGCAGAAAGGATGGCAGGAATGGGGATTACAGTAGAAGATCCTGAAGTTATGAGAAAAATAGCATATAAAGTTAAAGAGACTGCTAACACCCTAAAAAGTACTGTACCAGACTCTTTATTGATAAAGATTGCAAGAGAAGTTTTAGAAAAGGAGGGAAAGTAA
- a CDS encoding aldehyde ferredoxin oxidoreductase family protein codes for MEWFGYTGKILNVDLSENKLEVLDADPKVYEKYMGGTGYAAHIIHENLKKIKDPEDESNIMVFATGPLTIDGIPNGGRVTVGTISPETGIWGETHIGTRFAIEMKKAGFDAIIVKGKAEKPVYLFLHDGNAEIRDASKYWGRDIHETIESLRTDLNDSTIKALAIGPAGEKKVKISIIANEEGFGGRCGLGAVMGSKNLKAIVAKGTQTVPVAHPEELKEFLKELIKKLTKGGTGLRRYGSAGGVKGYHVLGNLPIRNFLWGKWDDEKVAKISGESLTENYLKSPFACTFCPIACKRLVEVKNGKYFKEFVGLGPEYETVGLLGSNLLVDDLEAIIKANNMCDRLGLDTISTGNVIGFLFDAAERGIVDKNLEGLTLEWGNAETVHKLIEKIAYREGIGDILAEGVKKAAEKLGAPELAVEIKGLEMPAHDGRAYWSHGLSHITMNRGADHLGWPHMPFKGISVPELGIKAFDNRYIDGDELIETVIKMQNLMIIYDSLIICKYAFAAGLTVTDIIKLLYFVTGKEYTPEKLMEIANRIWKVQRKINNELGITAKDDKLPLRMATPHANRTDTQVPPIEKWLPRYYELRGLTEDGIVKEID; via the coding sequence ATGGAATGGTTTGGATATACTGGAAAAATACTAAATGTTGATTTAAGTGAAAACAAACTCGAGGTCCTAGATGCCGATCCAAAAGTTTATGAAAAGTATATGGGTGGAACTGGATACGCCGCCCATATCATACACGAGAATCTTAAAAAAATTAAAGACCCCGAGGATGAGTCCAACATAATGGTTTTTGCTACTGGCCCTTTAACCATCGATGGAATCCCCAATGGGGGAAGAGTAACTGTCGGCACTATTTCTCCAGAAACTGGGATATGGGGCGAGACCCATATTGGAACACGGTTTGCGATTGAAATGAAAAAAGCAGGATTTGACGCAATAATCGTAAAAGGAAAAGCCGAAAAACCTGTTTACTTATTCCTCCATGATGGAAACGCAGAGATTAGAGATGCGAGCAAATATTGGGGTAGAGATATACACGAAACAATAGAGTCTCTCAGAACGGATTTAAACGACTCAACAATAAAGGCCTTAGCTATAGGGCCTGCTGGAGAAAAGAAGGTCAAAATTTCCATTATAGCAAACGAAGAGGGATTTGGAGGAAGGTGCGGTCTCGGAGCAGTGATGGGGTCAAAGAACCTCAAAGCCATAGTAGCAAAGGGTACACAAACAGTTCCCGTTGCCCATCCAGAGGAACTAAAAGAATTCCTAAAAGAATTGATAAAGAAGCTAACAAAAGGTGGAACTGGACTAAGAAGATATGGAAGCGCTGGAGGAGTAAAAGGATATCATGTGCTTGGGAATCTCCCTATTAGAAACTTCCTTTGGGGCAAGTGGGATGATGAAAAAGTTGCCAAGATTAGTGGAGAGAGTCTAACAGAAAACTACCTCAAAAGTCCATTCGCATGCACATTCTGCCCAATTGCATGTAAAAGGCTCGTAGAAGTAAAGAATGGAAAATATTTCAAAGAGTTTGTCGGGTTAGGACCAGAGTACGAAACGGTAGGCCTTTTAGGCTCGAACTTACTAGTAGACGACTTAGAGGCAATTATCAAAGCAAATAACATGTGCGATAGATTAGGACTAGACACGATTTCAACCGGAAACGTCATTGGATTCCTTTTTGATGCAGCAGAAAGAGGAATAGTAGACAAGAATCTCGAAGGCCTCACACTAGAATGGGGAAACGCAGAAACAGTGCACAAACTGATTGAAAAGATTGCCTACAGGGAAGGAATAGGAGATATCTTAGCAGAAGGTGTCAAAAAAGCTGCAGAAAAACTAGGAGCTCCCGAACTTGCGGTAGAAATAAAGGGCCTAGAAATGCCTGCTCATGATGGTAGAGCCTACTGGTCCCATGGACTAAGTCACATCACTATGAACCGTGGTGCAGATCATTTAGGATGGCCCCATATGCCATTTAAAGGCATTTCCGTGCCTGAACTTGGTATAAAAGCCTTTGACAATAGATACATCGATGGCGATGAATTGATTGAAACTGTGATAAAAATGCAAAACTTAATGATAATCTACGACTCGTTGATTATCTGCAAATATGCCTTTGCCGCTGGTTTGACTGTAACAGACATAATAAAGCTTCTTTACTTTGTTACAGGAAAAGAATACACTCCTGAGAAATTAATGGAAATCGCAAATAGAATATGGAAAGTACAGAGGAAGATAAACAACGAACTTGGCATAACTGCCAAAGACGATAAGTTGCCCCTCAGGATGGCAACACCTCACGCAAACAGGACAGATACACAAGTCCCACCCATAGAAAAATGGCTACCAAGATACTACGAGTTAAGAGGATTAACTGAAGACGGGATTGTAAAAGAGATCGACTGA
- a CDS encoding malate dehydrogenase, with product MKIGFVGTGRVGSTIAFTCIQQLDVDEIALVDIVENLAIGEAMDLSHAAAGLDKYPKIVGGSDYKLLRGSDIIVVTAGLGRTPDMTRLDLATKNAGIIKSVAKKIVQNSPESKILVITNPVDLMTYVMWKETRKPRNEVFGMGNTLDSMRLKRILYEFTSKKIKKAWILGEHGNSMFISKGLIDVESLPDLDKILSNVRFAAAEVIRKKGATFYGPAIAAYRMINAVLNNTKEEIPASVVLDGEFGLTDIAIGVPIILGKNGVEKIVEYELTQEDLENLRNSANLLKEKLKELGY from the coding sequence GTGAAAATCGGATTTGTGGGTACAGGTAGGGTGGGGTCAACAATAGCGTTCACTTGTATTCAACAATTAGATGTGGATGAAATTGCTCTCGTCGATATTGTTGAAAACTTGGCGATTGGGGAAGCTATGGATTTAAGCCATGCGGCGGCTGGTCTCGATAAATATCCAAAAATTGTAGGGGGGAGTGACTATAAACTTCTTAGAGGGAGTGATATAATCGTAGTAACCGCAGGATTGGGAAGAACACCTGACATGACAAGACTTGATTTAGCCACAAAGAATGCAGGTATCATTAAGAGTGTAGCAAAGAAAATAGTGCAGAATTCTCCTGAAAGTAAAATACTAGTGATAACGAACCCCGTTGACTTAATGACATATGTCATGTGGAAGGAGACTAGAAAACCACGAAATGAAGTCTTTGGGATGGGAAATACACTGGATTCAATGCGTCTTAAAAGGATCCTCTATGAATTTACTAGTAAAAAGATAAAAAAAGCTTGGATACTGGGAGAACATGGAAATAGCATGTTTATATCGAAAGGTTTGATAGATGTTGAGAGCTTGCCTGATTTGGATAAAATACTCTCTAACGTCAGATTTGCAGCAGCAGAGGTTATAAGAAAAAAAGGAGCTACATTTTACGGCCCAGCGATTGCAGCATATAGAATGATAAATGCTGTTCTAAATAATACAAAGGAAGAAATACCTGCCAGTGTGGTACTAGATGGGGAATTTGGACTTACGGATATTGCAATAGGTGTTCCTATTATTCTCGGGAAAAATGGTGTGGAAAAAATTGTAGAATATGAGCTTACTCAAGAGGACTTAGAAAACCTAAGAAATTCTGCAAATTTGCTAAAAGAAAAATTAAAAGAGCTTGGATATTAA
- a CDS encoding cyclase family protein gives MFWDREKYQLIDLTLPIQPFMPDIVGYVKMTQWDHEQGARLNSVPTGINPIDFPPGPPFYEYHSQAWEELTLATHIGTHMDAPWHFFPTTENGKMKAKTIDEVPLEWCIGNGVVLDMTHKGPGELITEEDVKEALKKINYKLQPWDIVLIHTGWDKKWGTREYFEAHPGMSREATLYIIDQGVKVMGIDAFGFDRAFKVMGEEYKRTGDKSVLWPAHNVGREREYIHLERLANLDKIPKPTGFVVVLFPIKIEKASAGWVRAVAIVEKE, from the coding sequence TTGTTTTGGGACAGAGAAAAATATCAGTTAATTGATTTGACACTGCCAATACAGCCCTTTATGCCTGACATTGTAGGGTATGTAAAGATGACTCAATGGGACCATGAACAAGGTGCTAGGCTAAATTCAGTTCCCACAGGAATAAATCCTATAGACTTCCCTCCCGGACCACCATTTTATGAGTATCACTCACAAGCCTGGGAAGAATTAACTTTGGCTACTCACATCGGTACTCACATGGATGCTCCTTGGCATTTCTTCCCCACAACTGAAAATGGTAAAATGAAAGCAAAAACTATCGATGAAGTACCTCTTGAATGGTGTATTGGAAACGGAGTAGTCCTAGACATGACACATAAAGGCCCTGGAGAACTTATAACTGAAGAAGACGTGAAAGAAGCTTTGAAAAAGATTAATTACAAACTTCAACCATGGGACATCGTCTTAATTCACACTGGATGGGACAAGAAATGGGGAACAAGGGAATATTTTGAGGCCCACCCAGGAATGAGCCGAGAAGCAACACTTTACATAATTGACCAAGGCGTAAAAGTTATGGGAATTGATGCATTTGGATTTGACAGGGCATTTAAAGTAATGGGAGAAGAATACAAGAGAACTGGGGATAAAAGTGTTCTCTGGCCAGCTCACAATGTTGGAAGGGAAAGAGAATATATACATCTAGAAAGACTGGCAAACTTGGACAAAATACCAAAACCAACAGGTTTTGTAGTAGTTCTTTTCCCAATAAAGATTGAGAAAGCAAGTGCTGGATGGGTCAGAGCCGTTGCAATTGTTGAAAAAGAGTAA
- a CDS encoding DUF1097 family protein, which produces MAVVKQRIPLWIATPITVAVATPFATRLGTWGLPVWISFIVWAEYFVLGANMDALKTIGYGFLYGCLMTGFWLASSVALTSAMTFDIAFIITNFIWIGIIVYSFKNPSIGKAVLPIFNGVSMTLAVYFTGALPPVEVGSYAATFVAAFWTLVAGYFGAFLGWFNVTITFPQTVEE; this is translated from the coding sequence ATGGCTGTTGTAAAACAAAGGATACCCCTTTGGATAGCCACCCCTATAACTGTAGCGGTAGCAACTCCATTTGCAACGAGATTGGGGACTTGGGGACTCCCCGTGTGGATCAGCTTTATTGTTTGGGCTGAGTATTTCGTGTTAGGAGCGAATATGGATGCACTTAAAACGATAGGATATGGTTTCCTCTATGGTTGCCTTATGACAGGGTTCTGGTTGGCGTCCTCTGTTGCATTAACATCAGCGATGACATTTGATATTGCATTTATCATAACGAACTTCATTTGGATTGGTATCATCGTGTATAGCTTTAAGAACCCAAGTATTGGAAAGGCTGTTTTACCCATATTCAACGGAGTTTCCATGACGCTTGCTGTATATTTCACCGGAGCATTGCCTCCAGTAGAAGTAGGCTCGTACGCTGCCACTTTTGTTGCGGCCTTTTGGACACTAGTAGCAGGATACTTCGGTGCGTTCTTGGGATGGTTTAACGTCACAATAACATTCCCACAGACTGTAGAAGAGTGA